In a single window of the Zea mays cultivar B73 chromosome 5, Zm-B73-REFERENCE-NAM-5.0, whole genome shotgun sequence genome:
- the LOC100284939 gene encoding uncharacterized protein LOC100284939 — protein sequence MAAASSPAASAASPGRGAGDPPAAAAAATARTAGCPCPICLEAFKDEAYLDTCFHSFCYRCICQWVRIVASKHAEPLSSVRCPLCKTENLSVIHAFDGESFERWYINQEPRKRRLSDAHELVSQFYNMKETTSNISGVQQYWEQQRYLRKKIWLQTWLRREIQALTRDENVEVIVHHIHGVMGSFMKRLEKEHTSSRWTTSPEKRREEFRRLVSDAARPFLLGRTERFVAEVELFLASDLNMEAYNKLRVQRFRESSSHLTREQDALPRDRSLEEHYMYFLCNDTDCDEM from the exons ATGGCGGCCGCCTCATCCCCCGCTGCATCCGCCGCCTCCCCCGGTAGGGGTGCCGGCGACCCTCCCGCGGCAGccgcggcggcgacggcgaggaCGGCTGGGTGCCCCTGCCCCATATGCCTCGAAGCCTTCAAAGACGAGGCCTACCTCGACACTTGCTTCC ATTCCTTTTGCTACAGGTGTATATGCCAGTGGGTAAGGATAGTAGCGAGCAAGCACGCAGAACCTTTGTCTTCAGTTAGATGTCCACTTTGTAAG ACTGAGAATCTATCCGTCATACATGCTTTTGATGGCGAATCATTTGAGCGGTGGTACATAAATCAGGAACCTAGGAAGAG GCGTCTTTCAGATGCACACGAGTTGGTGTCACAATTCTATAACATGAAAG AGACCACAAGCAACATTTCTGGGGTGCAGCAATACTGGGAGCAACAAAGATATCTCCGTAAGAAAATTTGGCTTCAAACCTGGCTAAGACGGGAAATTCAGGCCCTTACTCGG GACGAGAACGTTGAGGTCATAGTCCACCACATTCACGGTGTCATGGGATCCTTCATGAAGAGGCTCGAAAAGGAGCACACGTCGTCAAGGTGGACGACTTCACCGGAGAAAAGGAGGGAAGAGTTCAGGAGATTGGTTTCCGATGCTGCTAGGCCGTTCCTCCTCGGCCGAACGGAGCGATTCGTCGCCGAGGTGGAGCTCTTCCTGGCATCGGATCTCAACATGGAAGCCTACAACAAACTGCGCGTCCAGAGGTTTAGGGAGTCCAGCTCTCATCTAACGAGAGAGCAAGATGCACTGCCTCGTGATCGGTCGCTTGAGGAGCACTACATGTATTTCCTGTGTAACGACACGGACTGTGATGAGATGTAG
- the LOC100383644 gene encoding uncharacterized protein isoform X3 — protein sequence MEEEAPPMELVREKKLSEKDGLSCKKDLHSCGTKASDEEISDRLQENHDNTQPSDNHNYSVDQTQLPFLQALLRVQMKRSHRFLDKLPVVHWHLLTDKSIDPTYLVVMTATAAVGAATLLQRVIQIRTKPTPPNPRRPSSVQAFHSSTSCAGHQSRAIRKAVAQSAVHRFSAFKLLKRFSRVSSKN from the exons atggaggaggaggcgccgCCCATGGAGTTGGTCCGGGAGAAGAAGCTCTCTGAGAAG GATGGTTTGAGTTGCAAGAAGGATCTCCATAGTTGCGGCACCAAAGCTTCAGATGAG GAAATTTCTGATCGGTTGCAAGAGAATCATGACAACACCCAGCCAAGTGATAACCATAACTATTCGGTAGATCAAACTCAACTGCCCTTTCTTCAAGCCCTACTGAGAGTACAGATGAAACGGAG TCATCGTTTCTTGGACAAACTGCCAGTGGTTCACTGGCATCTTCTCACAGATAAGTCTATAGATCCTACGTATTTGGTAGTGAtgacagcaacagcagcagtagGAGCTGCAACTCTACTGCAGAGAGTAATTCAGATACG GACCAAGCCAACTCCTCCCAACCCACGAAGGCCAAGTTCAGTTCAGGCGTTTCACTCTTCGACATCCTGCGCAGGACATCAGAGCAGAGCAATCAGGAAAGCTGTAGCACAGTCAGCGGTGCATCGGTTCTCGGCATTCAAATTATTAAAGAGGTTTTCTAGGGTGAGCTCGAAAAATTGA
- the LOC100383644 gene encoding uncharacterized protein LOC100383644, whose protein sequence is MEEEAPPMELVREKKLSEKIRLCKMEVLKKSHTSVEDSDHIFLESSGLQDGLSCKKDLHSCGTKASDEEISDRLQENHDNTQPSDNHNYSVDQTQLPFLQALLRVQMKRSHRFLDKLPVVHWHLLTDKSIDPTYLVVMTATAAVGAATLLQRVIQIRTKPTPPNPRRPSSVQAFHSSTSCAGHQSRAIRKAVAQSAVHRFSAFKLLKRFSRVSSKN, encoded by the exons atggaggaggaggcgccgCCCATGGAGTTGGTCCGGGAGAAGAAGCTCTCTGAGAAG ATCCGCCTTTGTAAGATGGAGGTTCTGAAGAA ATCACATACCTCTGTTGAAGACAGTGATCACATATTTCTAGAGTCCTCTGGCTTGCAGGATGGTTTGAGTTGCAAGAAGGATCTCCATAGTTGCGGCACCAAAGCTTCAGATGAG GAAATTTCTGATCGGTTGCAAGAGAATCATGACAACACCCAGCCAAGTGATAACCATAACTATTCGGTAGATCAAACTCAACTGCCCTTTCTTCAAGCCCTACTGAGAGTACAGATGAAACGGAG TCATCGTTTCTTGGACAAACTGCCAGTGGTTCACTGGCATCTTCTCACAGATAAGTCTATAGATCCTACGTATTTGGTAGTGAtgacagcaacagcagcagtagGAGCTGCAACTCTACTGCAGAGAGTAATTCAGATACG GACCAAGCCAACTCCTCCCAACCCACGAAGGCCAAGTTCAGTTCAGGCGTTTCACTCTTCGACATCCTGCGCAGGACATCAGAGCAGAGCAATCAGGAAAGCTGTAGCACAGTCAGCGGTGCATCGGTTCTCGGCATTCAAATTATTAAAGAGGTTTTCTAGGGTGAGCTCGAAAAATTGA
- the LOC100383644 gene encoding uncharacterized protein isoform X1 gives MLSHRGCCEIRLCKMEVLKKSHTSVEDSDHIFLESSGLQDGLSCKKDLHSCGTKASDEEISDRLQENHDNTQPSDNHNYSVDQTQLPFLQALLRVQMKRSHRFLDKLPVVHWHLLTDKSIDPTYLVVMTATAAVGAATLLQRVIQIRTKPTPPNPRRPSSVQAFHSSTSCAGHQSRAIRKAVAQSAVHRFSAFKLLKRFSRVSSKN, from the exons ATGCTGAGTCACAGAGGCTGCTGCGAG ATCCGCCTTTGTAAGATGGAGGTTCTGAAGAA ATCACATACCTCTGTTGAAGACAGTGATCACATATTTCTAGAGTCCTCTGGCTTGCAGGATGGTTTGAGTTGCAAGAAGGATCTCCATAGTTGCGGCACCAAAGCTTCAGATGAG GAAATTTCTGATCGGTTGCAAGAGAATCATGACAACACCCAGCCAAGTGATAACCATAACTATTCGGTAGATCAAACTCAACTGCCCTTTCTTCAAGCCCTACTGAGAGTACAGATGAAACGGAG TCATCGTTTCTTGGACAAACTGCCAGTGGTTCACTGGCATCTTCTCACAGATAAGTCTATAGATCCTACGTATTTGGTAGTGAtgacagcaacagcagcagtagGAGCTGCAACTCTACTGCAGAGAGTAATTCAGATACG GACCAAGCCAACTCCTCCCAACCCACGAAGGCCAAGTTCAGTTCAGGCGTTTCACTCTTCGACATCCTGCGCAGGACATCAGAGCAGAGCAATCAGGAAAGCTGTAGCACAGTCAGCGGTGCATCGGTTCTCGGCATTCAAATTATTAAAGAGGTTTTCTAGGGTGAGCTCGAAAAATTGA
- the LOC100383644 gene encoding uncharacterized protein isoform X2 — translation MEVLKKSHTSVEDSDHIFLESSGLQDGLSCKKDLHSCGTKASDEEISDRLQENHDNTQPSDNHNYSVDQTQLPFLQALLRVQMKRSHRFLDKLPVVHWHLLTDKSIDPTYLVVMTATAAVGAATLLQRVIQIRTKPTPPNPRRPSSVQAFHSSTSCAGHQSRAIRKAVAQSAVHRFSAFKLLKRFSRVSSKN, via the exons ATGGAGGTTCTGAAGAA ATCACATACCTCTGTTGAAGACAGTGATCACATATTTCTAGAGTCCTCTGGCTTGCAGGATGGTTTGAGTTGCAAGAAGGATCTCCATAGTTGCGGCACCAAAGCTTCAGATGAG GAAATTTCTGATCGGTTGCAAGAGAATCATGACAACACCCAGCCAAGTGATAACCATAACTATTCGGTAGATCAAACTCAACTGCCCTTTCTTCAAGCCCTACTGAGAGTACAGATGAAACGGAG TCATCGTTTCTTGGACAAACTGCCAGTGGTTCACTGGCATCTTCTCACAGATAAGTCTATAGATCCTACGTATTTGGTAGTGAtgacagcaacagcagcagtagGAGCTGCAACTCTACTGCAGAGAGTAATTCAGATACG GACCAAGCCAACTCCTCCCAACCCACGAAGGCCAAGTTCAGTTCAGGCGTTTCACTCTTCGACATCCTGCGCAGGACATCAGAGCAGAGCAATCAGGAAAGCTGTAGCACAGTCAGCGGTGCATCGGTTCTCGGCATTCAAATTATTAAAGAGGTTTTCTAGGGTGAGCTCGAAAAATTGA
- the LOC103625788 gene encoding probable protein phosphatase 2C 80: protein MLASYGGGGRGVHLSSHKDILLGRGGRSFLLGNTWFLLSTYPARLLHTTDRRAPAAFLAVINRPPCMRPHRAGQGLLQRGGIVMAACGYALGRAELGAAKRQQPDKDPSAGTRSSNVAATGSLGSAARPDVSFRYRGADSCKKVAASLKSSEPWGNRAFWTNAAGPGWKLSFAVEPWTKGFSTSCAAPYSAGATEHQLSLDEKVDNSTVASDSDGKSPVSEKLKFLSGSCYLPHPDKEATGGEDAHFISIDEHVIGVADGVGGWADVGIDAGLYAKELMRNSMSAIKDEPEGTIDPTRVLEKAYMSTKARGSSTACIITLKDQGIHAVNLGDSGFVVVRDGRTVLRSPSQQHDFNLTYQLESGGGSDLPSSAQVFHFPVAPGDVIVAGTDGLFDNLYNNEISGVIVEALRVGLEPQVAAQKIAALARQRATDKNRQSPFASAAQEAGYRYYGGKLDDITVVVSYVKSA, encoded by the exons ATGCTGGCGAGCTACGGAGGTGGTGGCCGCGGTGTCCATCTCTCCTCCCACAAGGACATCCTCCTCGGCCGCGGCGGCCGGAGCTTCCTCTTGGGCAACACGTGGTTTCTCCTCTCCACCTACCCGGCGCGCCTCCTGCACACCACGgaccgccgcgcgcccgccgcttTCTTGGCCGTGATCAACCGGCCCCCCTGCATGCGGCCGCACCGCGCTGGGCAGGGCCTGCTGCAGAGGGGTGGTATTGTCATGGCTGCTTGCGGCTATGCTCTTGGGCGAGCTGAGCTGGGTGCTGCCAAGCGCCAGCAGCCGGATAAGGATCCATCTGCAGGGACGCGCTCCTCGAATGTTGCAGCCACGGGATCACTGGGCAGTGCAGCACGGCCAGACGTCTCTTTTAGGTACAGAGGGGCGGATTCTTGTAAGAAGGTAGCTGCAAGCTTGAAGTCGTCTGAGCCATGGGGGAACAGGGCATTCTGGACAAACGCCGCTGGGCCAGGTTGGAAGTTGAGCTTTGCTGTTGAGCCATGGACCAAGGGCTTTAGCACGTCGTGTGCGGCGCCATATTCTGCTGGAGCCACAGAGCATCAATTATCGCTCGATGAGAAGGTGGATAACTCCACCGTTGCATCTGATTCTGATGG GAAGTCACCAGTTTCTGAAAAATTGAAGTTTCTCTCTGGTTCATGTTACTTGCCTCACCCTGATAAGGAGGCTACTGGTGGTGAGGATGCACATTTCATTAGCATTGATGAGCATGTGATTGGTGTAGCAGATGGTGTTGGTGGTTGGGCAGATGTTGGTATCGATGCTGGACTATATGCCAAGGAGCTAATGAGAAATTCAATGAGTGCAATCAAAGATGAGCCAGAAGGGACCATCGATCCAACCAGAGTTTTGGAAAAGGCTTATATGAGCACCAAAGCAAGGGGATCATCCACTGCATGTATCATCACTCTTAAAGATCAG GGTATCCATGCTGTAAATCTTGGGGACAGTGGTTTCGTAGTAGTCCGAGACGGTCGAACTGTTCTCAGGTCACCCTCACAGCAGCATGATTTCAACCTCACTTATCAGCTTGAGAGTGGAGGTGGCAGTGATCTTCCTAGTTCTGCACAA GTATTTCACTTCCCGGTTGCCCCCGGTGATGTTATTGTTGCTGGCACGGACGGACTTTTTGACAATCTATACAACAATGAGATAAGTGGTGTTATCGTTGAAGCGCTCAGGGTTGGACTTGAACCTCAAGTTGCGGCACAAAAAATTGCTGCCCTGGCTCGACAAAGAGCCACAGACAAAAATAGGCAGTCACCATTTGCATCGGCCGCCCAAGAAGCTGGGTACCGGTACTACGGTGGGAAGCTCGACGACATAACGGTTGTGGTGTCGTATGTGAAAAGCGCTTGA
- the LOC100274425 gene encoding TLC domain-containing protein At5g14285-like produces the protein MDLLASLAAEERWLFPAFLAMYAAIYCAGQLVVFRRWAPRQRLDGASCLISLFHGTPAALAAAGAILALPAESRSFAAPNARLQDHVLDYSVAYFTMDLLHYLAFLPGDVLFIAHHLATLFVFLTCRYLVRHGAYALLVLLVLAEVTSLLQNVWTLAGIWRDQSPAAARVYGALSPPFYALYTLVRGVAGPLFLLKMAAFYLSGQAVDVIPWWVRISWILVVGTAIAVSNLWIWNLWKELVREWKQQAPPKSKKDT, from the coding sequence ATGGATTTGCTGGCGTCCTTGGCCGCCGAGGAGCGGTGGCTGTTCCCGGCGTTCCTCGCCATGTACGCCGCCATCTACTGCGCCGGCCAGCTCGTCGTGTTCCGGCGGTGGGCGCCGCGGCAGAGGCTCGACGGCGCCAGCTGCCTCATCTCGCTATTCCACGGCACCCCCGCCGCGCTGGCCGCCGCGGGGGCCATCCTCGCGCTTCCCGCGGAGTCCCGCTCCTTCGCCGCGCCCAACGCGCGCCTCCAGGACCACGTCCTCGACTACAGCGTCGCCTACTTCACCATGGACCTGCTCCactacctcgccttcctgccgggcgacgtcctcttcatcgcgcACCACCTCGCCACGCTCTTCGTCTTCCTGACCTGCCGCTACCTCGTCCGCCACGGCGCCTACGCGCTCCTCGTCCTCCTTGTCCTCGCTGAGGTCACCAGCCTGCTGCAGAACGTCTGGACGCTCGCCGGGATCTGGCGGGACCAGTCCCCCGCCGCCGCCCGCGTCTACGGCGCCCTCTCGCCGCCCTTCTACGCGCTCTACACGCTCGTCAGGGGCGTCGCCGGCCCGCTCTTCCTCCTCAAGATGGCCGCCTTCTACCTGTCCGGCCAGGCCGTCGACGTCATTCCGTGGTGGGTGCGGATCTCCTGGATCCTGGTTGTCGGCACCGCCATTGCGGTCAGCAACCTGTGGATTTGGAACCTCTGGAAGGAGCTCGTCAGGGAATGGAAGCAGCAGGCCCCTCCCAAGTCAAAGAAAGACACATAG
- the LOC103625789 gene encoding protein WHAT'S THIS FACTOR 1, chloroplastic, with protein MNRPPSRLPKPRPPVPVAMVVVVSTSLCSFLPAHPFSLARPRRPHPTNPTAKPLSRTLSIRCIATTAAGPPPLPPPKLVRCPALDRQAARASRLRFARKLLTLLLSKPRHFLPLRVLNRCRRFLGLPRRGRPLIPMVLRYPTLFRLFQAHTSLPLSPSLSTLAVALTPAAEALAADLAALRATGTGAGALAAKIHRLLLMTPRRNIPVNRLVHLAPDLGFSMDFRATLCPRHPDLFRLVNTSRGHALQLADPPPTPPPPPLSLRPAAPPDRLMDRPRRFPHLPLRRGLNLRRVHRDYLLRFHSLPEVSPFEPLDEGASLEMLERRACAVVREVLAMTVEKRTLVDHLTHFRKDLGLPNRLRAMLVRHPELFYVSVKGVRHSVFLVEAFDDDGRLLVEDEMLVGRDRLEELVREGKRMRRARKKGVLTFDGDSDEDEDDDAAEEEGSLKVDDEFGDLFEDGVIGEDWEEVGDGGGSDAYEEYDAESGDMEEFWVKKAVAQGLVGNGNEQDVW; from the coding sequence ATGAATCGTCCTCCCTCCCGTCTCCCGAAACCTCGTCCGCCGGTTCCCGTCGCCATGGTGGTGGTAGTGTCCACCTCCCTATGCTCCTTCCTGCCCGCGCACCCGTTCAGCCTCGCGCGCCCTCGCCGTCCCCACCCAACGAACCCGACCGCCAAACCCCTCTCCCGTACCCTCTCCATCCGCTGCATCGCCACAACCGCGGCGGGACCCCCGCCGCTCCCACCGCCGAAGCTGGTCCGCTGCCCAGCTCTCGACCGCCAGGCGGCGCGCGCAAGCCGACTCCGCTTTGCGCGCAAGCTCCTCACCCTCCTCCTCTCCAAGCCGCGCCATTTCCTCCCGCTCCGCGTGCTCAACCGCTGCCGCCGCTTCCTCGGCCTCCCGCGCCGCGGCCGCCCGCTCATCCCCATGGTCCTCCGCTACCCGACCCTCTTCCGCCTCTTCCAGGCCCACACCTCCCTCCCGCTCTCCCCGTCCCTCTCCACCCTCGCGGTCGCGCTCACTCCCGCCGCCGAGGCGCTCGCCGCCGATCTTGCGGCGCTCCGCGCCACCGGCACAGGCGCAGGCGCGCTCGCCGCCAAGATCCACCGCCTTCTCCTCATGACCCCGCGCCGAAACATTCCGGTGAACAGGCTCGTCCACCTCGCCCCCGACCTCGGCTTTTCCATGGACTTCCGCGCGACGCTTTGCCCCCGCCACCCGGACCTCTTCAGACTCGTGAACACCTCCCGCGGCCACGCACTCCAGCTCGCTGATCCCCCGCCAACGCCCCCTCCGCCGCCCCTCTCTCTTCGCCCCGCCGCGCCGCCCGACCGCCTCATGGACCGGCCGCGGAGGTTTCCGCACCTCCCGCTCCGCCGCGGGCTTAACCTCCGCCGGGTGCACCGGGACTACCTCCTGCGGTTCCATAGCCTTCCCGAGGTGTCCCCGTTCGAGCCACTGGATGAGGGCGCTAGTCTGGAGATGTTGGAGCGGCGGGCGTGTGCTGTGGTGCGGGAGGTGCTGGCCATGACGGTGGAGAAGCGGACGCTGGTGGATCACCTCACGCACTTCAGGAAAGACCTTGGCTTGCCAAACCGGCTGCGCGCCATGCTGGTGCGACATCCAGAGCTGTTTTATGTCAGTGTGAAGGGGGTGCGTCACTCAGTGTTCCTTGTGGAGGCGTTTGATGATGATGGGAGGCTCCTAGTGGAGGATGAGATGCTGGTTGGGAGGGATAGGCTGGAGGAGCTTGTTCGGGAGGGAAAGCGGATGAGGCGTGCTCGGAAGAAAGGTGTTCTCACGTTCGATGGTgacagtgatgaggatgaagatgATGATGCAGCAGAAGAGGAAGGTTCATTAAAGGTGGATGATGAATTTGGGGACTTGTTTGAGGATGGTGTCATTGGGGAGGACTGGGAGGAGGTAGGCGATGGAGGTGGAAGTGATGCATATGAAGAGTACGATGCTGAATCAGGTGACATGGAGGAGTTTTGGGTCAAGAAGGCTGTGGCTCAAGGACTGGTTGGCAATGGTAATGAGCAGGATGTTTGGTGA